In Candidatus Binatia bacterium, the genomic window AGCGGCTGATTCGCAGGAACCACCCTCCCGTTCTCGCCGTCACGAATCGCTGCGGCGACCGCACCCACATCGGTCGCGATCACCGGACGACGATTGGCGAATGCCTGCGGCACGACGCCCGACTGGGTGCCCTCCCGATAAGGCAAAACCACGACGGTCGATGCTGCAAAATATCTCGCGGCCTCGGCCTCGGAAACAAAGTCGTCGACGACCTCGACCTGTGAGGCCAGCCCCGCCGATTCGATATAAGACATTGCGGGTGCGCGATCGTAATACCACTCGCCAACAATCAAGGCTCGCCATGGCCGGGCATGCCCTCCCAATGGAGCGAGTGCCTCGAGAAGGACTTCCACGCCCTTGTAGCGACGAACGTGACCAAAGAACAAGAATACGATCGCTTCAGCATCGATCGCCAACGAGGTACGTGCTTCGGCTGACGTCAGCCTCTCCCCGGCCTCGGGGGCGGGATGCTCGACAGTCTCGATCGGACCCGAGACGCCCAGATCCCGCAGCGTGCGCGATTCGCTTGCGGCGTGAGCAAGGCAGAGGTCCCCCGATTCGTAGCCAAGGCTTGCCAGTGGTCCCCAGAGCCACGCCGGGCCATCATGTGGCCGCGCATTATGCACCATCCACACGATCCGAACACCCGCTCTGCGCAGGTCACGTGCCAACCAGCTCAGCGCTGGGGCAAAAAAAGGATGCCAGCGCTGCAGCACGAGCACGTCGGGTCCATACGCCTGCAGGGCACGGGCTGTGGCTTGCCAGCTCCGCGGGCCGATCGAGTCGAGGATTGCCTGCGGGGGCGGATCGCCGAGGTCGCAAACCGGATCATCCGCGTCGAATTGCGTCGTGCCCGGGAACAGGATCCCCGGATATTGGCGCTCGAAACTGAACACCTGCACCTCGTGTCCGGCTCGCCGGAGAGCGCTCGCCCAACGGGCCGTGTGCAGGGCGATCCCTCCGCGCAAAGGATGGATCGGCCCGACCAGCGCCACCCGACTCACGCGGAAGCTTCCGCGGCGGCATCCGGTGAGAGCGCAGCGCGGCGTGCCACCGAAACAACCAATCCGAGAACGATGCCGGTCATCAAGCCATCCACAGGATCTCGCAGGAAATAATGCACAAGATTATGGGCGAGGATCCCGAGCACCGCGAAGCTGGCCCCGGTGCCGATGCCAGCCCACGCTCCGCTCACTCGGGCAAAGGCACCTTGCGCTCGAATCACCGGCCCGAGGAAGAAAAAGGCAACGAGGATTACCCCCGGCAATCCGAGTTCGACCCAAAGGTGCAAAGGCAGGGAGTGCGCGTGCCCGAG contains:
- a CDS encoding glycosyltransferase is translated as MSRVALVGPIHPLRGGIALHTARWASALRRAGHEVQVFSFERQYPGILFPGTTQFDADDPVCDLGDPPPQAILDSIGPRSWQATARALQAYGPDVLVLQRWHPFFAPALSWLARDLRRAGVRIVWMVHNARPHDGPAWLWGPLASLGYESGDLCLAHAASESRTLRDLGVSGPIETVEHPAPEAGERLTSAEARTSLAIDAEAIVFLFFGHVRRYKGVEVLLEALAPLGGHARPWRALIVGEWYYDRAPAMSYIESAGLASQVEVVDDFVSEAEAARYFAASTVVVLPYREGTQSGVVPQAFANRRPVIATDVGAVAAAIRDGENGRVVPANQPLALGEALREVLDGKKFSDASITAASAAASWEPMVDIVVGAIRDTATD